Proteins encoded by one window of Triplophysa rosa linkage group LG19, Trosa_1v2, whole genome shotgun sequence:
- the arrdc1b gene encoding arrestin domain-containing protein 1b, with amino-acid sequence MGKLQEFEITFTNSKVVYNPGESISGTVRVKTNHALQFKAIKVNCVGSCGISSKLNDASWMLEERYLSSTLSVADKGTLPAGEHSFPFQFLIPASVPTSFEGPFGKICYKIRAFIDTPRFSKDYKTQRLFYLLNVLNLNELPDIEQPSCAVTTKKFNYLLVKTGTLMLKACSDLRGYTPGQIIKLSTEIHNKSGKDTGCVLASLIQRVMYKTKRTVFDLRPIAEVEGAGVKAGKHAEWREQIIVPPLPQSGLTGCSLIDIEYFIQVSLKSPEALVTLPIYIGNIAVNLTPSIPPLHPVTHGAPMPAPLSLGPVSVVPSAPPVEDDLEGELGAGGVASEEIPTKSHSQQDQSGVPFTMSPSVFGHASGPAPLQNQQHAQSSDGSAPLFCVSTGATIPFFTDGNTAPVPTSCPLILPPEYSTWEYPHEPPPTYEESCSSNNSSFNSSTR; translated from the exons CCATCAAGGTGAACTGTGTTGGCTCGTGCGGGATCTCCTCCAAACTGAACGATGCCTCGTGGATGCTGGAGGAACGATACTTGAGCAGCACGCTGTCTGTAGCCGACAAAG GTACTCTGCCAGCTGGTGAGCACAGCTTTCCCTTTCAGTTTCTAATTCCAG CATCCGTTCCGACATCCTTTGAAGGCCCGTTTGGTAAAATTTGTTACAAAATTAGGGCTTTTATTGACACGCCACGCTTCTCAAAGGATTACAAGACCCAACGGCTCTTCTACCTTCTCAATGTGCTTAACCTCAATGAGTTGCCAGATATCGAG CAACCCAGCTGTGCTgtgacaacaaaaaagtttaacTACCTCCTAGTTAAAACGGGCACGCTCATGCTAAAAGCGTGCAGCGATTTGAGAGGATACACTCCGGGCCAGATCATCAAACTCTCCACTGAGATCCACAACAAGTCTGGGAAAGACACCGGATGTGTGCTGGCTAGCCTTATACAG aGAGTGATGTATAAAACAAAGCGAACTGTATTTGACCTGCGACCTATAGCGGAGGTGGAGGGTGCTGGGGTCAAGGCGGGCAAACATGCAGAGTGGAGAGAACAGATCATCGTCCCGCCCCTTCCACAGTCAGGCCTCACCGGATGCAGCCTCATAGACATTGAATATTTTATCCAG GTTTCTCTAAAATCTCCTGAGGCCTTGGTCACTTTACCCATCTACATCGGGAACATCGCTGTAAACTTGACTCCCTCCATTCCGCCCCTACACCCCGTCACTCACGGCGCTCCAATGCCCGCCCCGCTGAGCCTCGGCCCCGTGTCTGTGGTCCCCAGTGCCCCACCTGTGGAAGATGACCTGGAGGGTGAGCTGGGGGCCGGGGGAGTAGCCAGCGAAGAGATCCCCACCAAAAGTCATTCCCAGCAGGATCAGTCTGGCGTGCCTTTCACCATGTCTCCCAGCGTGTTTGGTCACGCGTCCGGCCCGGCCCCGCTGCAGAACCAACAGCACGCCCAGTCTTCAGATGGTTCAGCACCGCTGTTCTGTGTGTCCACGGGGGCCACCATACCTTTCTTTACAGATGGCAACACAGCACCGGTTCCTACTTCCTGTCCACTAATTTTGCCCCCAGAATATAGCACTTGGGAATATCCACATG AGCCACCCCCCACTTATGAGGAAAGCTGCAGTAGCAACAATTCAAGCTTTAACAGTAGCACGAGGTAG